ACGCCGTTCTCGACCGCGAAGATCTGGTCCAGCGGCAGGTTCGGCTCGGCGGTGAATTCGCCATAGAGCGGGTAGGCGCCATCGACCGCCTTGACCTCGACCAGCGTCTGGTCCGAGCCGTCGCCAAGGCGCGCCATCGAGCGCATGCCCGCGCCCTCGGCGATATCGCCAAGCCCGGACAGGAACGCGGCTTCGCGCGCGTCTGCCTCGCGATGCGTGAATTGGAAGCGCATATCGCCGCCAAGCAGCACCTGTCCCTGCGCCTCGACACCGCTGGTGATCGCGCGCGCCACGGAATTAACGCCGCCGATCGCCGCGACGCCCAGCGCGATGCAGGTGATGAAGATCAGGAACCCCGCCAGCCCGCCACGCATCTCGCGCAAGGCAAATCGAAGAGCGAGGCGGAAGGTGTCGGCGGTCGTCATCGGGCTACGCTCGCGGTGCGGGATGACACGGTGTCTGTGGCGAAGAACCCCCACCCTCTATCCCTCCCCACAAGGGGAAGGGAGGGCACCAGCGTCGCGAGCGATTTACCTTGCGCGGCGCTCGGAACTTTGTGACCGCGTGGGCGTCCCCCTCCCCCTTGTGGGGAGGGATAGAGGGTGAGGGTCCGACCGAGAAAGCTCGGGTCCGCAATCACGCGCGCACCGCCTGCAATTGCGGCGCAGTCTCGATCCGGCCCGACCGCATCGCGATCTGGCGCGAGCAGCGCGCCGCGAGGCTGGGATCGTGGGTGACCAGCACCAGCGTCATGCCGCGCTCGGCGGCCTTGTTGAAGAGCAAATCCGCGATCTGCTTGCCGGTCGCCTGGTCGAGATTGCCTGTCGGTTCGTCGGCAATGAGAATCTTCGGGTCCGGCGCGAGCGCCCGCGCGATCGCGACGCGCTGCTGCTCGCCGCCCGACAATTCGCCCGGATAGTGCGTCATGCGCTCCGAGAGACCCACAGCAGCAAGCTCGCGCTCGGCGATCTCGAACGCATCGCGCTTTCCCGCCAGTTCCAGCGGCACCGCCACATTTTCCAGCGCCGTCATGTTGGGGATCAGGTGGAACGACTGGAAGACGATGCCGACATTGCGGCCGCGAAAGGCGGCGATCTGGTCTTCGGTCCGGCCGGTGATCGCTTCGCCCGCGATGTGCACGTCGCCCGAATCCACGCGCTCCAGCCCGGCGAGCACCATCAGCAGCGTCGACTTGCCGGAGCCCGACGGACCGACGATGCCGGTCGCCTCGCCCGGCATGACCTCGAGGCTGACGCCCTTGAGCACGTGAACCGACGAAGCCCCCTCTCCGAGCGTCAGGGATACGTCCTTCATCTGGATGACGGCTTCTGTCACGAGGCTATGTTCCTATATGGATGGAAGAGTTCGGGCGAACAGCAACGAATATGGGTTGGAAAACATGGCTTTCAAACGATTGATCACGCTTTTGCTGGGCGCGGGAATGGGTCTTCTCGTCGCGGTGGCGTCGGCAAGCGCCGAGCCGTACCGAATCGTCGGCTTCGGCGACAGTCTGATGGCCGGATACCAGCTTGGAGCGGGCGAATCGTTCCCCGAAAAGCTCGAAGCGGCGCTCAAGGCCAAGGGTCACGATGTCGTGATTGCCAATGCCGGCGTCTCCGGCGACACCACGAGCGGCGGCCTGTCGCGGCTCGACTGGTCCGTGCCCGATGGCACCGACCTCGTGATCCTCGAACTCGGCGCCAACGACATGCTGCGCGGCGTGTCGCCATCGGTGACCGAAAAGAACCTCGTGACCATGATCGAAAGCCTGCAGGCGCGCGATATCGGCATCCTGCTCGCCGGCATGGTCGCCGCACCCAGCATGGGGCAGGATTACGCCGACGCGTTCAATGCGATTTTCCCGCGCCTCGCACAGACATACGATCTCGATCTCTACCCGTTCTTTCTCGATGGCGTCGCCACGGAGCGCGGGCTGCTGCTCGAGGACGGGATGCACCCGAACGCGGAAGGCGTCGACCGCATGGTCGAGCGCTTCGTGCCCACGATGGAGACGGTTCTGGGGGAAGTCGCCAGCCAGTGAGCCGCCGCCGCTGCGATACGTTCCGTAACGGAATCGCCGCGCTGCACAAAACAACTTGCCCGGGCAGGCAAACGATGATTCGCTGAGGTTGAGTAGTCGATTCGAGGAGGTAGTAATGCCGCGACTTTTCACCGCCCTCGAGATTCCGCGTGACGCCGCTCTCTCGCTTTCGCTGCTGCGGGGCGGCCTCCCCGGGGCGCGCTGGATCGACACCGAGAACTACCACCTCACCTTGCGCTTCTTCGGCGATGTCGAGGGCCATGTCGCCGACGAGATCGCCAATGCGCTCGATCGTGTCCGCAGGCCGTCCTTCAGCCTGACGCTGTCGGGCGTCAGCGCTTTCGGCTCGAAGAAGCCGCACTCGGTCTATGCTGCCGCATCCGGCTCTCCCGATCTGTTTGCGCTCCAGGCGGAAATCGAGCGCATCTGCCAGCGCCTCGGCTTGCCCGCCGATCCGCGCAAATTCGTGCCGCATGTCACGATCGCGCGGCTGCGCAATTCGAGCCCGCTGGATGTCGCGGGCTACCTCTCGGCGCGCGGCAACTTTTCCACCATTCCGTTCAAGGTCGGGCGTTTCGTCCTGATGTCGTCGCGCGATTCGGTCGGCGGCGGCCCTTACGTGGTCGAGGAAGCCTGGCCCCTGATGGGTGCCGAAACCGCCAACAGAGGGGTCGCGGCGGCTGCCTACGACGCCTTCCGGATCATGCGGTAGGGGCGTCTTGGCCAGGGAAAAGCGCGATGGCTGGACGCGCGAAGACGTCAAGCTGGCCGCCAGGATGAACGCGTTTGCCGCGAAGGGCTGACATGCCATCGCCCCGCATCGGATCGGTCTTGCAATCCGCCTTGCCGCCGCCCATCTCATTGCCATGAAGAACCGTACGATCGACACAGCAAAAATCGGTGAAATCCTGGCCCCGGTCGATGGCGCCGAAAACGATCGGCGCGAGCACCGGGTGCGCGAGGGCTTCTGGCGCACGACGAAGCGTGCCGCGCGGCACATTCCGTTCATGGACGAGGTGGTCGCCTCCTACTTCGCGGCAATCGATCCGAAAACGCCGCTGCGCGTGCGCGGGACGCTTTTGGCGGCGCTCGCCTATTTCGTCATGCCCGTCGATATCATCCCGGACTTCATTTTCGGACTTGGCTTCACGGATGATCTCGCGGTGTTGACCGCGGCGATCACGGCGATCCAGGGCCACATCAAGCCGGCCCATCGCAAGGCCGCGCGCGCGGCCCTGTCCGAAAAGTAGACGCGCCCGCTACGGTTTTCGAAACCGCCCTCTCGTTTCAGTCAAACTCTCGCCTTTTTTGCCCTCTTCAACGGCGTGGAAGGGACGATGCCGTCGTCTTCCCCGGGCGCGCAACAGCCCAGGCTGGGTGACGGGGGGTGGCAAAGCGGCGGGCGTGAATTGTATCGGTTCACCCTTTGGTAACCCTGATTAAATTAAGGTGAAGCGAATGGCACCTGAATTGGGACCAGTTCGATCACCCGTACACGACCACGGACAGGGATAACGCTATCAAAATGCGCGGAACCATTTCGACCGTCACCTGCCTCGCAATGCTCGCGTTCGCCTCGCCTGCGCTCGCGCAGTCGGCGACCAAGATCGGCCAGCATAATGCATGGGGCACCTACTCATACGCGGCCAACAACGGCAAAGTCTGCTATGTGCTGACCGTGCCCACCGACAAGCAGCCGCCCAGCCTCAATCACGGCGACATCTTCTTCTTCGTCAGCCAGAAGCCGGGTCAGGCCTCGTCCTACGAGCCCCAGTTCATCGCATCCTACGATTTCCAGACGAATTCCAAGGTGCAGGTGAGCGTGGGCGACCGCTCGTTCTCGATGTTCACCCGTGGCAAGTCCGCGTGGATGGAGAACGCAGCCGACGAGCCACAACTGCTTGCGGCCATGCGCGCCGGCGCGGACATGCGCATTCAGGCGAAGTCCGGCCGCGGCAACGACACCAGCTACGTGTTCTCGCTTCGCGGCATCACCGCGGCGCTGAACTCGATCCAGACCTGCCAGTAAGGTCTTTCGCGCACCAACTGCGCAACAATCGCAAAGAGGCCGGGTTCAGTCCGGCCTTTTTGCAATTCAGCCACATGCGTCAGACCGTGACGCGGCGTCCAAGGTCTGCTATGTGCCTGCAAAACTGGCGCGCGGCGATGACCGCACCTATCTTTCCCGACCATGACCCTATCGATCGATTTCAGTATCCCCGAAACGCGCGCCGCTCTTGGCGCCCGCGCCCGTGCGCCCGAAAAGCTGTCCCTCATCGGCATGAGCCGCGACGAGATGGCCGACGCGCTGGGCGTAGCGGGCGTGCCCGAGCGCCAGCGCCGCATGCGCGTCCAGCAGCTCTGGCACTGGCTCTATGTGCGCGGCGTGTCCGACTTCTCGCAGATGTTCAACGTCTCGAAGGATTTGCGAGCGGCACTCGATCAACATTTCACGATCGCACGGCCGGAAATCGTCGAGGAGCAGATTTCCAATGACGGCACCCGCAAGTGGCTGTTCCGCTTCCCGCCGCGCGGCGCGGGCCGGCCCGTCGAGATCGAAACCGTCTACATTCCCGAGGAGGGGCGCGGCACGCTCTGCATCTCGAGCCAGGTCGGCTGCACGCTGACCTGCTCGTTCTGCCACACCGGCACGCAGAAGCTCGTCCGCAACCTGACTGCCGAGGAAATCCTCACCCAGTTGATGACGGCCCGCGACCGGCTCGGCGATTTTCCCGATCGCGACACGCCCGACGGCGCGATCGTTCCCGCCGAAGGCCGCAGGATCACCAACATCGTCATGATGGGCATGGGTGAGCCGCTCTACAATTTCGAAGAGGTCAAGAAGGCCCTGCTGATCGCCTCCGACGGCGACGGGCTTTCGCTGTCCAAGCGCCGCATAACGCTGTCCACTTCGGGCGTCGTGCCGGAAATCTTCCGCACCGGCGACGAGATCGGCGTGATGCTGGCGATCTCGCTCCATGCCGTGCGCGACGATCTGCGCGACATGCTGGTGCCGATCAACAAGAAATATCCGCTGAAAGAGTTGATCGACGCCTGCCGCAACTATCCCGGCCTGTCCAACGCCCGGCGCATCACCTTCGAATATGTGATGCTCAAGGACGTCAACGATTCGATCGCCGACGCCAAGGACCTCGTCCGGCTGCTCAAGGGCGTGCCGGCCAAGATCAACCTGATCCCGTTCAATCCGTGGCCGGGGACGAACTACCAGTGCTCCGACTGGGAAACGATCGAGAAGTTCGCCGACTACATCAACCAGGCTGGCTACGCGTCACCGATCCGCACCCCGCGCGGGCGCGACATCCTGGCCGCCTGCGGCCAGCTCAAGTCGGATTCCGAGCGCATGCGCAAGACCGACCGCCTGGCGCTCGAGGCGATGATGATCGCAGGACACGGCGAGGCGTGAGCCGCCTCTTCGTCTATCTCGGACGGCTTTCCGCTATCGTTCTTGGATACATCTGCGCGTCACTCGCCGCGAGCGCTTTCCTGCACGTGCTGATTCTGGGCGGGCAAAGCTGGAGCGCCGAAGAAACGCCCTATGTGCTCGCCGGCTCCGCGTTTGTATCCGTGCCGTTCGTCGCGCTCTTCGTGTCCTATTTCGCCTTCATGCCGACGATCCCGGTGCTGATCGTCGCCGAATATCTCGGCCGTCGTGACTGGCTCTTCTTCACGCTCGCCGGTGGCGTGATCAGCCTTGCGATGCTGTTTCTCTATCGCTTTGGCGTGGAGACGAACAATGGTCTCGATATCCCCACGCTCGCAGCCGGGCTCGGAGCGACAGGCATGGTGGGCGGCATCGTCTACTGGCTGGTCGCCGGGCGGACGTCAGGCATGTGGCTGGAAGAAGCCTCGCGTTGAATGTCTAGCGTGCACTCGCCATCAGAATCCTGATCGCGAAGGCCGAGAAAATCCCTGCAAACAGGTAATCGACGACGCGCATCACGCGCGGCTTGCCGCGAAGCAGCGCCGAAAAGCGGTCTGCCGCGAGCACCATCGGCACCGTCACCGGCAACGAGATCGGGATGAACAGGAGCCCGAGAAAAAGCAGCTTCTGCGCGGCGTGAGGATCGTTGGCCGAAACGAATTGCGGCAGGAACGTCATGAAGAACAAGACGATCTTCGGGTTGAGCAGGTTGATCGCCAGCCCCATCGCCCAGTTGCCGACGAGCGAGCGCTGCGAAACCGCCTTGCCATCGGGCGAAAAAGCCGAGCCGCGGCGGATCGCCTGGACGGCAAGCCAGATCAGATAGCCCGCGCCGAATATCTTGAGCGCCAGAAACGCTTGCGGCGACGCGGCGATCAGCGCCGAAAGGCCGAGCGACACCAACAGCGTATGAACCATGATGCCGGTCATCGCGCCGGTCATGCAGGCAAGCCCCGCCGCGCGTCCCTGGCTGAGCGAGCGCCCGACGAAGAGCGTCATGTCCG
This portion of the Mesorhizobium sp. CAU 1732 genome encodes:
- a CDS encoding ABC transporter ATP-binding protein, with protein sequence MTEAVIQMKDVSLTLGEGASSVHVLKGVSLEVMPGEATGIVGPSGSGKSTLLMVLAGLERVDSGDVHIAGEAITGRTEDQIAAFRGRNVGIVFQSFHLIPNMTALENVAVPLELAGKRDAFEIAERELAAVGLSERMTHYPGELSGGEQQRVAIARALAPDPKILIADEPTGNLDQATGKQIADLLFNKAAERGMTLVLVTHDPSLAARCSRQIAMRSGRIETAPQLQAVRA
- a CDS encoding arylesterase, giving the protein MAFKRLITLLLGAGMGLLVAVASASAEPYRIVGFGDSLMAGYQLGAGESFPEKLEAALKAKGHDVVIANAGVSGDTTSGGLSRLDWSVPDGTDLVILELGANDMLRGVSPSVTEKNLVTMIESLQARDIGILLAGMVAAPSMGQDYADAFNAIFPRLAQTYDLDLYPFFLDGVATERGLLLEDGMHPNAEGVDRMVERFVPTMETVLGEVASQ
- the thpR gene encoding RNA 2',3'-cyclic phosphodiesterase, which gives rise to MPRLFTALEIPRDAALSLSLLRGGLPGARWIDTENYHLTLRFFGDVEGHVADEIANALDRVRRPSFSLTLSGVSAFGSKKPHSVYAAASGSPDLFALQAEIERICQRLGLPADPRKFVPHVTIARLRNSSPLDVAGYLSARGNFSTIPFKVGRFVLMSSRDSVGGGPYVVEEAWPLMGAETANRGVAAAAYDAFRIMR
- a CDS encoding YkvA family protein, which produces MDTAKIGEILAPVDGAENDRREHRVREGFWRTTKRAARHIPFMDEVVASYFAAIDPKTPLRVRGTLLAALAYFVMPVDIIPDFIFGLGFTDDLAVLTAAITAIQGHIKPAHRKAARAALSEK
- a CDS encoding invasion associated locus B family protein produces the protein MRGTISTVTCLAMLAFASPALAQSATKIGQHNAWGTYSYAANNGKVCYVLTVPTDKQPPSLNHGDIFFFVSQKPGQASSYEPQFIASYDFQTNSKVQVSVGDRSFSMFTRGKSAWMENAADEPQLLAAMRAGADMRIQAKSGRGNDTSYVFSLRGITAALNSIQTCQ
- the rlmN gene encoding 23S rRNA (adenine(2503)-C(2))-methyltransferase RlmN; this encodes MTLSIDFSIPETRAALGARARAPEKLSLIGMSRDEMADALGVAGVPERQRRMRVQQLWHWLYVRGVSDFSQMFNVSKDLRAALDQHFTIARPEIVEEQISNDGTRKWLFRFPPRGAGRPVEIETVYIPEEGRGTLCISSQVGCTLTCSFCHTGTQKLVRNLTAEEILTQLMTARDRLGDFPDRDTPDGAIVPAEGRRITNIVMMGMGEPLYNFEEVKKALLIASDGDGLSLSKRRITLSTSGVVPEIFRTGDEIGVMLAISLHAVRDDLRDMLVPINKKYPLKELIDACRNYPGLSNARRITFEYVMLKDVNDSIADAKDLVRLLKGVPAKINLIPFNPWPGTNYQCSDWETIEKFADYINQAGYASPIRTPRGRDILAACGQLKSDSERMRKTDRLALEAMMIAGHGEA
- a CDS encoding LysE family translocator, coding for MTFLPDLATLAQFAVATLIIAITPGPDMTLFVGRSLSQGRAAGLACMTGAMTGIMVHTLLVSLGLSALIAASPQAFLALKIFGAGYLIWLAVQAIRRGSAFSPDGKAVSQRSLVGNWAMGLAINLLNPKIVLFFMTFLPQFVSANDPHAAQKLLFLGLLFIPISLPVTVPMVLAADRFSALLRGKPRVMRVVDYLFAGIFSAFAIRILMASAR